One region of Ornithinibacter aureus genomic DNA includes:
- the coaA gene encoding type I pantothenate kinase: MTRVSATQERATVPTPYVDLDRAAWSRLRENHPMSLEQRDLARLRGLGDRLDLREVEEVYLPLSRLLHFYVEATHGLRLATSEFLGERPTRVPFVVGVAGSVAVGKSTTARILKELMSRWPQTPRVELVTTDGFLYPNAVLERRGLLQRKGFPESYNRRALLAFIADVKSGMPSVPAPMYSHLTYDVLPGTVRVRRPDVLIVEGLNVLQPPQVRPDGTSTGAISDYFDFSVYVDAPVEEIRTWYVQRFLRLRETAFADPKSYFHRYAALSDEEAVATARRIWEQINEPNLVENVLPTRDRATLVLSKGADHAVTGIRLRKI; this comes from the coding sequence ATGACGCGGGTGAGCGCCACCCAGGAGCGAGCCACGGTGCCGACGCCGTACGTCGACCTCGACCGCGCCGCGTGGTCCAGGTTGCGGGAGAACCACCCGATGAGCCTGGAGCAGCGCGACCTCGCGCGGCTGCGCGGCCTGGGTGATCGGCTCGACCTGCGCGAGGTCGAGGAGGTCTACCTCCCCCTGTCGCGGCTGCTGCACTTCTACGTCGAGGCCACCCACGGGTTGCGTCTGGCCACCAGCGAGTTCCTCGGCGAGCGGCCCACCCGGGTCCCGTTCGTCGTCGGCGTGGCCGGGTCGGTGGCGGTCGGCAAGTCGACGACGGCCCGCATCCTCAAGGAGCTGATGAGCCGCTGGCCGCAGACCCCCCGGGTCGAGCTCGTCACCACCGACGGCTTCCTCTACCCCAACGCCGTGCTCGAGCGCCGGGGCCTGCTGCAGCGCAAGGGCTTCCCGGAGTCGTACAACCGCCGCGCCCTTCTCGCGTTCATCGCCGACGTGAAGTCGGGGATGCCGTCCGTCCCGGCCCCGATGTACTCGCACCTCACGTACGACGTCCTTCCGGGGACCGTGCGGGTGCGCCGGCCCGATGTGCTCATCGTCGAGGGCCTGAACGTCCTCCAGCCGCCACAGGTGCGCCCGGACGGCACGAGCACCGGCGCGATCTCGGACTACTTCGACTTCTCGGTCTACGTCGACGCCCCCGTCGAGGAGATCCGCACCTGGTACGTGCAGCGGTTCCTCCGCCTGCGCGAGACCGCGTTCGCCGATCCCAAGTCCTACTTCCACCGCTACGCGGCCCTCAGCGACGAGGAGGCCGTCGCCACGGCGCGCCGGATCTGGGAGCAGATCAACGAGCCGAACCTCGTCGAGAACGTCCTGCCGACCCGGGACCGCGCGACACTGGTGCTGAGCAAGGGCGCGGACCACGCGGTCACCGGCATCCGGCTGCGCAAGATCTGA
- the alr gene encoding alanine racemase, which produces MTTSPAPVPAPAGASAWVSIDLDAIRDNVAELVRRAAPAQVLAVVKADAYGHGLVDSARAALAGGASWLGVAQLAEALRLREAGVTAPLLTWLFAPGADIGGAIDADIEVTVGSMWSVDAVLAAARERGAPARIQVKVDTGLGRGGILTDWPQMVARLAAAHAEGAVEVTGVWSHFAWADAPQHPTVRAQQVRFEEACEELARAGVRPPLRHLANSAATLTNPSAHFDLVRPGLAVYGLSPVPDLGDSAHFGLREAMRVTARLSLVKRAAAGQGVSYGHEYVTDRDTVLGLVPMGYADGIPRAAGGAGPVLVGGRRLTIAGRVCMDQVVLDLGPDFAGAAGDEVVVLGRAADGEPSAQDWAQAAGTINYEIVTRMSPRLPRVLLGGPF; this is translated from the coding sequence ATGACAACCTCTCCCGCTCCCGTGCCCGCACCCGCGGGCGCTTCGGCGTGGGTGAGCATCGACCTGGACGCGATCCGCGACAACGTCGCCGAGCTCGTGCGCCGGGCCGCCCCGGCCCAGGTGCTCGCCGTCGTCAAGGCCGACGCGTACGGCCACGGCCTCGTCGACAGCGCCCGCGCCGCGCTCGCGGGTGGTGCCTCGTGGCTCGGCGTGGCCCAGCTCGCCGAGGCCCTGCGCCTGCGCGAGGCCGGCGTCACCGCCCCGCTGCTCACCTGGCTCTTCGCGCCCGGCGCCGACATCGGTGGGGCCATCGACGCCGACATCGAGGTCACCGTCGGGAGCATGTGGTCCGTGGATGCCGTCCTCGCGGCCGCGCGTGAGCGTGGCGCTCCCGCGCGCATCCAGGTCAAGGTCGACACCGGACTCGGACGCGGCGGCATCCTCACCGACTGGCCGCAGATGGTGGCGCGCCTCGCCGCGGCCCACGCGGAGGGCGCCGTCGAGGTGACCGGTGTGTGGTCGCACTTCGCGTGGGCCGATGCGCCGCAGCACCCGACGGTTCGGGCCCAGCAGGTGCGCTTCGAGGAGGCCTGCGAGGAGTTGGCGCGCGCCGGGGTCCGACCCCCGCTGCGCCACCTGGCCAACTCGGCGGCGACGCTGACCAACCCGAGCGCCCACTTCGACCTCGTGCGGCCCGGGCTCGCGGTCTACGGGCTCTCGCCCGTGCCCGACCTCGGCGACAGCGCGCACTTCGGCCTGCGCGAGGCGATGCGGGTCACCGCCCGGCTCTCGCTGGTCAAGCGGGCGGCTGCCGGGCAGGGGGTCAGCTACGGGCACGAGTACGTCACCGACCGCGACACCGTGCTCGGCCTGGTCCCGATGGGGTACGCCGACGGCATCCCGAGGGCGGCAGGCGGAGCCGGGCCGGTGCTCGTCGGCGGTCGGCGCCTCACCATCGCGGGGCGCGTGTGCATGGACCAGGTCGTGCTCGACCTCGGCCCCGACTTCGCGGGTGCGGCGGGCGACGAGGTCGTCGTGCTCGGGCGCGCGGCCGATGGTGAGCCCTCGGCGCAGGACTGGGCGCAGGCTGCGGGCACCATCAACTACGAGATCGTCACCCGCATGAGCCCTCGCCTGCCGCGGGTGCTGCTCGGAGGGCCGTTCTGA
- the mca gene encoding mycothiol conjugate amidase Mca, with translation MSDRLRLMCVHAHPDDESSKGAATMAKYVDEGHDVLVVSCTGGERGDVLNPRLKHDAHILRDLAQVRRDEMAEAQAILGVQHTWLGFVDSGLPEGDPLPPLPEGCFALEPLSVTTEALVREIRRFRPHVVTTYDENGGYPHPDHIMCHDVSMAAVVAAGDPEAFPHAGPAWQPLKVYYNQTFSKARVEAFHQALTALGEESPYAEWLENWTRPDRAVTTRVECSAWFDRRDAALVAHATQVDPDGSFFRVPREVQVQVWPTEDYEAALSFVPIAPDEDDLFAGLPADVQAADALATSGTLTIVHDTRTERDS, from the coding sequence GTGTCTGACCGGCTCCGTCTCATGTGCGTCCACGCGCACCCGGACGACGAGTCCAGCAAGGGTGCGGCCACCATGGCCAAGTACGTCGACGAGGGCCATGACGTGCTCGTCGTGTCGTGCACCGGTGGCGAGCGCGGCGACGTCCTCAACCCACGACTGAAGCACGACGCCCACATCCTTCGCGACCTCGCGCAGGTGCGCCGCGACGAGATGGCTGAAGCCCAGGCGATCCTCGGGGTGCAGCACACCTGGCTCGGCTTCGTCGACTCCGGTCTGCCCGAGGGTGACCCGCTTCCTCCGTTGCCGGAGGGCTGCTTCGCCCTCGAGCCGCTCAGCGTCACCACCGAGGCCCTGGTGCGTGAGATCCGCCGCTTCCGCCCGCACGTCGTCACGACCTACGACGAGAACGGCGGCTACCCGCACCCGGACCACATCATGTGCCACGACGTGTCGATGGCCGCGGTCGTCGCCGCTGGCGACCCGGAGGCCTTCCCGCACGCCGGCCCCGCGTGGCAGCCGCTGAAGGTGTACTACAACCAGACGTTCAGCAAGGCACGTGTGGAGGCGTTCCACCAGGCGCTGACCGCGCTCGGTGAGGAGAGCCCCTACGCCGAGTGGCTCGAGAACTGGACGCGCCCCGACCGGGCGGTCACCACCCGCGTCGAGTGCTCCGCGTGGTTCGACCGCAGGGATGCCGCGCTGGTCGCCCACGCCACCCAGGTCGACCCCGACGGTTCGTTCTTCCGTGTGCCGCGCGAGGTCCAGGTGCAGGTCTGGCCCACCGAGGACTACGAGGCAGCGCTGTCCTTCGTGCCGATCGCCCCCGACGAGGACGACCTGTTCGCGGGCCTGCCGGCCGACGTGCAGGCCGCCGACGCGTTGGCCACCTCGGGAACCCTGACCATCGTCCACGACACGCGCACGGAGCGAGACTCATGA
- a CDS encoding isoprenyl transferase: MALSDVLYAAYARRLLRELEPSSVPRHVGVMLDGNRRWARARGAGASEGHQAGADNIENLLSWCDEVGVDVVTLWLLSTDNLNRPEDELRPLLGIIEAAVDTLAATHRWRIHPVGALDLLPAPTAARLKAAEDRTRDVDGMLVNVAVGYGGRREIADAVRSLLQQQAAMGTSIEELAEVIDVEHIAEHLYTKGQPDPDLVIRTSGEQRLGGFLLWQSAHSEFYFCEAYWPDFRKVDFLRALRAYGERHRRFGS, translated from the coding sequence ATGGCGCTGAGTGACGTGCTCTACGCGGCATACGCGCGCCGCCTGCTGCGTGAGCTCGAGCCGTCCTCGGTGCCGCGCCACGTCGGGGTCATGCTCGACGGCAACCGTCGGTGGGCCCGGGCCCGCGGTGCCGGAGCCAGTGAGGGTCACCAGGCAGGCGCCGACAACATCGAGAACCTGCTCTCCTGGTGCGACGAGGTCGGCGTCGACGTCGTCACGCTGTGGCTGCTGTCCACCGACAACCTCAACCGGCCCGAGGACGAGCTGCGGCCACTGCTCGGCATCATCGAGGCAGCCGTCGACACACTGGCGGCCACCCACCGCTGGCGGATCCATCCCGTGGGTGCCCTCGACCTGCTGCCGGCGCCGACCGCTGCGCGGCTGAAGGCGGCCGAGGACCGCACGAGAGACGTCGACGGGATGCTCGTCAACGTCGCCGTCGGCTACGGCGGGCGACGTGAGATCGCGGATGCCGTGCGCTCGCTGTTGCAGCAGCAGGCCGCCATGGGGACGAGCATCGAGGAGCTCGCCGAGGTCATCGACGTCGAGCACATCGCCGAACACCTCTACACCAAGGGTCAGCCCGACCCGGACCTCGTGATCCGCACGTCAGGGGAGCAGCGGCTCGGCGGGTTCCTGCTCTGGCAGAGCGCGCACAGCGAGTTCTACTTCTGCGAGGCCTACTGGCCCGACTTCCGCAAGGTCGACTTCCTGCGCGCCCTGCGCGCCTACGGCGAGCGGCACCGAAGGTTTGGCTCCTGA
- a CDS encoding bifunctional ADP-dependent NAD(P)H-hydrate dehydratase/NAD(P)H-hydrate epimerase has protein sequence MIRAWSTDAVYDAEAALMATLPDGELMARAVEGLALVAAARLQECDGAAVAALVGPGNNGADALYAVARLAEAGWNAVAVHDEVVHDGARAAAEAAGVLLTTDPAALAEADVVLDGILGIGARPGLPPWAAAWVAAVPDTAYVIAVDLPSGQDPMGGALDPDGVFADETVTFSVPKPVHLLPPTEQACGILTVVDIGLDLAADPVVLRLDHDDVAALWPVPTPADDKYSRGVVGVVAGGEAYTGAAVLAVTAAVESGAGMVRYVGTPTPTALVRAAVPEAVHGPGRVQAWVVGPGLDVEATDDDAAAQLEVARAALAGGEPVVLDAGGLDLVDADLVRSRAGRATLLTPHAGECARLLSRLSAVVPGVTYWSISGQGDVTRAQVEASPVAHAKALAAATGATVLLKGPTTVVVGPAEGAPVWSQADAPAWLGSAGAGDVLAGVLGTLLAAGLPPDSAGALGALVHGVAADRANPGGPVRALRVANGIPDAVAHLLGRAATRSS, from the coding sequence GTGATCCGGGCGTGGTCGACGGATGCCGTGTACGACGCCGAGGCGGCGCTCATGGCCACGCTGCCAGACGGTGAGCTGATGGCCCGGGCGGTCGAGGGGCTGGCCCTCGTGGCGGCCGCGCGACTCCAGGAGTGCGACGGTGCGGCCGTCGCAGCACTCGTCGGGCCCGGCAACAACGGCGCCGATGCCCTCTACGCGGTGGCCCGGCTCGCGGAGGCCGGCTGGAACGCGGTCGCCGTGCACGACGAGGTGGTGCACGACGGGGCACGCGCTGCCGCGGAGGCGGCCGGGGTCCTGCTCACGACCGACCCGGCAGCCCTGGCCGAGGCCGACGTGGTGCTCGACGGCATCCTCGGTATCGGGGCGCGCCCGGGCCTGCCGCCGTGGGCTGCTGCCTGGGTGGCCGCAGTGCCCGACACGGCCTACGTCATCGCGGTCGACCTGCCCTCGGGGCAGGACCCGATGGGTGGGGCGCTCGATCCCGACGGGGTCTTCGCCGACGAGACGGTGACCTTCTCGGTGCCCAAACCGGTGCACCTGCTGCCGCCCACCGAGCAGGCGTGCGGCATCCTCACCGTCGTCGACATCGGGCTCGACCTGGCCGCCGATCCGGTGGTGCTGCGGCTCGACCACGACGACGTCGCAGCCCTGTGGCCGGTGCCGACACCGGCCGATGACAAGTACTCGCGTGGCGTCGTCGGGGTCGTCGCCGGGGGCGAGGCGTACACGGGGGCTGCGGTGCTCGCCGTGACGGCCGCCGTCGAGTCCGGTGCCGGCATGGTGCGCTACGTCGGCACGCCGACCCCGACCGCCCTCGTGCGCGCGGCCGTGCCCGAGGCCGTGCACGGACCCGGCCGGGTGCAGGCCTGGGTGGTCGGCCCCGGGCTCGACGTCGAGGCCACCGACGATGACGCTGCTGCCCAGCTCGAGGTGGCGCGCGCCGCGCTGGCAGGTGGCGAGCCGGTCGTCCTCGATGCCGGCGGCCTCGACCTGGTCGACGCCGACCTGGTGCGGTCGCGGGCCGGGCGCGCGACGCTGCTGACCCCGCACGCCGGGGAGTGCGCGCGCCTGCTCAGCCGCCTGAGCGCGGTCGTACCTGGAGTGACCTATTGGTCGATTTCGGGACAAGGGGACGTGACCCGGGCGCAGGTCGAGGCGTCCCCGGTCGCCCACGCGAAGGCGCTCGCGGCCGCCACCGGCGCCACCGTCCTGCTCAAGGGCCCGACCACCGTCGTCGTCGGGCCTGCTGAGGGCGCACCGGTCTGGTCCCAGGCCGACGCCCCCGCCTGGCTCGGCTCCGCGGGTGCGGGCGACGTCCTCGCCGGGGTGCTCGGCACGCTCCTGGCCGCAGGGCTGCCGCCGGACTCGGCCGGGGCGCTCGGCGCCCTCGTGCACGGCGTCGCCGCGGATCGGGCCAACCCCGGGGGCCCGGTGCGGGCACTGCGGGTCGCCAACGGCATCCCGGATGCCGTTGCCCACCTGCTGGGTCGGGCCGCCACCCGCTCGTCCTAG
- a CDS encoding holo-ACP synthase — MIVGVGIDVVDVARFGAALERTPSLRDRLFTPREREMALNSKAARFAAKEALAKALGAPAGMQWQDAEVHRGPDGRPHFEVSGTVDARVQALGITSIHVSLSHDAGIASAVVVAEGSGAPLESSA; from the coding sequence GTGATCGTCGGGGTGGGCATCGACGTCGTCGACGTGGCTCGCTTCGGTGCTGCGCTCGAGCGCACGCCATCCCTGCGTGATCGACTCTTCACGCCGCGCGAGCGCGAAATGGCGCTGAACTCCAAGGCGGCACGGTTCGCCGCGAAGGAGGCCCTGGCCAAGGCGCTCGGTGCCCCCGCCGGGATGCAGTGGCAGGACGCCGAGGTGCACCGCGGCCCCGACGGTCGCCCGCACTTCGAGGTAAGCGGAACCGTCGACGCCCGGGTGCAGGCGTTGGGGATCACCTCGATCCACGTCTCCCTCTCGCACGACGCCGGGATCGCCTCCGCGGTGGTCGTCGCCGAGGGGTCAGGGGCCCCACTGGAGTCGTCGGCGTGA
- the glmS gene encoding glutamine--fructose-6-phosphate transaminase (isomerizing), producing the protein MCGIVGYVGRTMDDTALNVVMEGLARLEYRGYDSAGVALVTEDGVATEKRAGKLENLRSALEAHPLAPSRTGIGHTRWATHGGPTDGNAHPHRGGDGNRLALIHNGIIENFHGLKKQLLAEGVEFSSETDTEVAAKLVGREYDRLGDLTEAMRAVVSRLEGAFTLLAVHADSPGVVVGARRNSPLVVGLGEDANFLGSDVAAFIGYTRHALELGQDQIVTITPDGYEVIGFDGTPADGKAYEVTWDAAAAEKGGYETFMEKEIHEQPHAVADTLLGRTDDEGRLVLDEVRISEEQLGQIDRIVVVACGTAAYSGMVAKYAIEHWTRIPVEVSLAHEFRYSDPIADARTLVVSISQSGETMDTLMAVKHARELGALTLSICNTHGSTIPRESDAVLYTHAGPEVAVASTKGFSAQITAAYVLGLYLAQMRGGEHAVNAQAVMRELRNLPEHIQTVLDRMDRVIEIARFMADSRSVLFLGRNVGYPIALEGALKLKEIAYIHAEGFAAGELKHGPIALIEPGQPVFIVVPGPDTPHELHKKVVSNIQEIRARGARTLVIAEDGDEDVVPFADEVIRVPATLPLLMPLLTIVPLQIFALHLATAKGLDVDQPRNLAKSVTVE; encoded by the coding sequence ATGTGCGGAATCGTCGGCTACGTGGGCCGGACCATGGATGACACGGCTCTCAACGTCGTGATGGAAGGCCTGGCGAGGCTCGAGTACCGGGGCTACGACTCCGCGGGGGTGGCTCTGGTCACCGAGGACGGCGTCGCCACCGAGAAGCGGGCCGGCAAGCTCGAGAACCTGCGCTCGGCGCTGGAGGCGCACCCCCTGGCGCCGTCGCGCACCGGCATCGGGCACACCCGGTGGGCCACCCACGGCGGCCCGACCGACGGCAACGCCCACCCGCACCGTGGTGGGGACGGCAACCGCCTTGCGCTGATCCACAACGGCATCATCGAGAACTTCCACGGCCTGAAGAAGCAGCTGCTCGCCGAGGGCGTGGAGTTCAGCTCCGAGACCGACACCGAGGTCGCCGCCAAGCTCGTCGGGCGTGAGTACGACCGCCTGGGCGACCTGACCGAGGCCATGCGGGCCGTGGTCAGCCGTCTCGAGGGTGCCTTCACGCTGCTGGCCGTGCACGCCGACAGCCCGGGGGTCGTCGTCGGTGCGCGGCGCAACAGCCCGCTCGTCGTCGGCCTCGGTGAGGACGCGAACTTCCTCGGCAGCGACGTCGCGGCCTTCATCGGCTACACCCGCCACGCGCTCGAGCTCGGTCAGGACCAGATCGTCACGATCACCCCGGACGGCTACGAGGTGATCGGCTTCGACGGCACCCCCGCCGACGGCAAGGCCTACGAGGTCACGTGGGATGCCGCGGCCGCCGAGAAGGGCGGCTACGAGACCTTCATGGAGAAGGAGATCCATGAGCAGCCGCACGCGGTCGCCGACACCCTGCTCGGGCGCACGGACGACGAAGGTCGCCTCGTGCTCGACGAGGTGCGCATCTCCGAGGAGCAGCTCGGGCAGATCGACCGCATCGTCGTCGTCGCCTGTGGCACCGCCGCCTACTCGGGGATGGTCGCGAAGTACGCCATCGAGCACTGGACCCGGATCCCGGTCGAGGTTTCGCTGGCCCACGAGTTCCGGTACAGCGACCCGATCGCCGACGCCCGCACCCTCGTGGTCTCCATCAGCCAGTCCGGGGAGACGATGGACACCCTGATGGCGGTCAAGCACGCCCGTGAACTGGGCGCGCTCACCCTGTCGATCTGCAACACCCACGGCTCGACCATTCCCCGTGAGTCCGATGCGGTGCTCTACACCCACGCGGGCCCGGAGGTCGCGGTCGCGTCGACCAAGGGGTTCTCGGCGCAGATCACCGCTGCCTACGTGCTCGGTCTCTACCTCGCGCAGATGCGCGGCGGTGAGCACGCGGTCAACGCCCAGGCGGTCATGCGTGAGCTGCGCAACCTGCCCGAGCACATCCAGACGGTGCTCGACCGCATGGACCGGGTCATCGAGATCGCCCGCTTCATGGCCGACAGCCGCTCGGTGCTCTTCCTCGGGCGCAACGTCGGCTACCCGATCGCGCTCGAGGGTGCGCTCAAGCTCAAGGAGATCGCCTACATCCACGCCGAGGGTTTCGCGGCCGGTGAGCTCAAGCACGGCCCGATCGCGCTCATCGAGCCCGGCCAGCCGGTGTTCATCGTGGTGCCCGGCCCGGACACCCCGCACGAGCTGCACAAGAAGGTCGTCTCCAACATCCAGGAGATCCGCGCTCGGGGCGCCCGCACGCTGGTCATCGCCGAGGACGGCGACGAGGACGTCGTGCCCTTCGCCGACGAGGTGATCCGGGTGCCCGCGACGTTGCCGCTGCTCATGCCGCTGCTGACGATCGTGCCGCTGCAGATCTTCGCCCTGCACCTGGCCACCGCGAAGGGGTTGGACGTCGACCAGCCGCGCAACCTCGCCAAGAGCGTCACGGTTGAGTGA
- a CDS encoding DUF4307 domain-containing protein codes for MVAAPLLDSSSGCAWTHMRRSRSDTWDPSYGGGRAYPRMDPDILSSATDPRLRARMPLPRPAPGTTRWWVIGVLGCVSAVVVIVWWGIVSTTGSVRPEVTGYRVESASEVLVKYDLHRPEGVAVRCRVSALDSSKARVGTVEDAVPAAGPTSLRREVRVRTSVRAVTGVVDSCTRVPTTP; via the coding sequence ATGGTGGCCGCACCCTTGCTGGACTCGTCGTCCGGGTGCGCGTGGACGCACATGAGACGGAGCCGGTCAGACACGTGGGACCCTTCGTACGGAGGTGGTCGGGCGTACCCGAGAATGGACCCCGACATCCTCTCATCCGCGACCGACCCTCGACTAAGGGCCCGTATGCCGTTGCCCCGCCCCGCACCCGGCACCACCCGTTGGTGGGTGATCGGCGTGCTCGGCTGCGTGAGCGCTGTCGTGGTCATCGTCTGGTGGGGCATCGTCTCGACGACCGGCAGCGTGCGACCGGAGGTCACCGGGTACCGCGTCGAGTCCGCCTCCGAGGTGCTCGTCAAGTACGACCTGCACCGCCCCGAGGGGGTCGCCGTGAGGTGCCGGGTCAGTGCGCTCGACTCGAGCAAGGCACGCGTCGGCACCGTCGAGGATGCCGTGCCGGCCGCCGGTCCCACGTCGCTGCGGCGTGAGGTGCGCGTTCGCACCAGCGTTCGCGCGGTGACCGGCGTCGTGGACTCGTGCACCCGGGTTCCCACGACCCCCTGA
- a CDS encoding PhoH family protein, translating to MASSTRPAPSARQGEEPRRTYVLDTSVLLSDPRAITRFKEHEVVLPVVVVTELEAKRNHPELGYFARTSLRMLDDLRISAGRLDAPVPIGDQGGTVRIELNHTDAASLPAGFRLGDNDTRILAVARNLANEGRLVTIVSKDLPMRVKASACGLEAEEYRAELAVESGWTGMAELEVTVEEMDHLYEYGRLESVAAAEFPCHTGLTVLSPRGSALGRVGPDKQVRLVRGDRDAFGLHGRSAEQRIALDLLMDPDIGIVSLGGRAGTGKSALALCAGIEAVMERRQQRKVVVFRPLYAVGGQELGYLPGDAAEKMSPWGQAVFDTLSAVVSREVVEEILDRGMLEVLPLTHIRGRSLHDAFVIVDEAQSLERNVLLTVLSRIGQNSRVVLTHDVAQRDNLRVGRHDGVVAVVEALKGHPLFAHVTLTRSERSPIAALVTDLLEDIDV from the coding sequence ATGGCCTCGAGTACCCGACCGGCACCGTCAGCACGCCAGGGGGAGGAGCCGCGTCGCACGTACGTGCTCGACACCTCGGTGCTGCTGTCCGACCCGCGCGCGATCACCCGCTTCAAGGAGCACGAGGTGGTGCTGCCGGTGGTCGTCGTCACCGAACTCGAGGCCAAGCGCAACCACCCCGAGCTCGGCTACTTCGCCCGCACGTCCCTGCGGATGCTCGACGACCTGCGGATCTCCGCCGGTCGGCTCGACGCTCCCGTGCCGATCGGCGACCAGGGCGGCACCGTGCGCATCGAGCTCAACCACACGGATGCCGCGTCGTTGCCCGCGGGCTTTCGCCTCGGCGACAACGACACCCGCATCCTCGCGGTGGCGCGCAACCTGGCCAACGAGGGGCGGCTCGTCACGATCGTGAGCAAGGACCTGCCGATGCGGGTCAAGGCCTCGGCGTGCGGCCTCGAGGCGGAGGAGTACCGGGCCGAGCTCGCGGTCGAGTCGGGGTGGACCGGGATGGCCGAGCTCGAGGTCACCGTCGAGGAGATGGACCACCTCTACGAGTACGGCCGGCTCGAGAGCGTCGCCGCGGCCGAGTTCCCCTGCCACACCGGGCTCACCGTGCTCTCGCCCCGCGGCTCGGCGCTGGGGCGCGTGGGGCCCGACAAGCAGGTGCGCCTGGTGCGCGGTGACCGTGACGCGTTCGGCCTGCACGGTCGCAGCGCCGAGCAACGCATCGCGCTCGACCTGCTCATGGACCCCGACATCGGCATCGTCAGCCTCGGTGGCCGTGCCGGCACGGGCAAGTCAGCCCTCGCCCTGTGCGCCGGGATCGAGGCCGTCATGGAGCGGCGCCAGCAGCGCAAGGTCGTCGTCTTCCGGCCGCTGTACGCGGTGGGCGGGCAGGAGCTCGGCTACCTTCCCGGTGACGCCGCCGAGAAGATGAGCCCGTGGGGGCAGGCTGTCTTCGACACCCTCTCCGCCGTCGTGTCGCGCGAGGTGGTCGAGGAGATCCTCGACCGCGGGATGCTCGAGGTGCTGCCGCTCACCCACATCAGGGGCCGGTCCCTGCACGACGCGTTCGTCATCGTCGACGAGGCCCAGAGCCTGGAGCGCAACGTGCTGCTCACCGTGCTCTCGCGCATCGGCCAGAACTCCCGCGTCGTACTGACCCATGACGTGGCGCAGCGCGACAACCTTCGGGTGGGCCGTCACGACGGGGTCGTCGCGGTGGTGGAGGCGCTCAAGGGTCACCCGCTCTTCGCCCACGTGACGCTCACGCGGTCCGAGCGCAGCCCCATCGCCGCGCTCGTCACCGACCTCCTGGAGGACATCGACGTCTGA
- the trhA gene encoding PAQR family membrane homeostasis protein TrhA, with amino-acid sequence MTPLDPPATPDQSRREALEQRVEELEQRVEAAFDHVKPKLRGWLHAGMVPVALIAGIVLVVLATTTTGKVSAAIFGGTAVLLFGTSAVYHRGTWSPRMGAFLRRFDHSNIFLIIAGTYTPFALLLPPDQARHMLTIVWAGAIIGVLFRVFWSHAPRWLYVPAYVMLGWVAVFYFGPLLEHAGAAVMTWIVIGGALYSAGAIVYGTKKPDISPRWFGFHEVFHTLTILAFGSHFVAASLALSAPA; translated from the coding sequence ATGACTCCGCTGGACCCGCCCGCGACCCCGGACCAGAGCCGTCGCGAGGCCCTCGAACAGCGGGTCGAAGAGCTCGAGCAGCGCGTCGAGGCCGCCTTCGACCACGTGAAGCCCAAGCTGCGCGGCTGGCTGCACGCCGGCATGGTGCCGGTGGCGCTGATCGCCGGGATCGTGCTCGTGGTCCTGGCAACGACGACGACCGGCAAGGTCTCGGCGGCGATCTTCGGCGGCACCGCGGTGCTGCTGTTCGGCACCTCGGCCGTCTACCACCGCGGGACGTGGTCTCCGCGCATGGGGGCGTTCCTGCGGCGCTTCGACCACTCGAACATCTTCCTCATCATCGCCGGCACCTACACGCCGTTCGCCCTGCTCCTACCCCCGGACCAGGCCCGCCACATGCTCACCATCGTCTGGGCCGGCGCGATCATCGGGGTGCTGTTCCGGGTGTTCTGGTCGCACGCTCCGCGCTGGCTGTACGTCCCGGCGTACGTGATGCTCGGCTGGGTGGCGGTCTTCTACTTCGGGCCGCTGCTCGAGCACGCCGGCGCCGCGGTCATGACGTGGATCGTCATCGGTGGAGCCCTCTACAGCGCCGGCGCCATCGTCTACGGCACGAAGAAGCCGGACATCTCACCGCGCTGGTTCGGCTTCCACGAGGTCTTCCACACGCTCACGATCCTGGCGTTCGGGTCGCACTTCGTGGCCGCCTCGCTCGCCCTGAGTGCCCCCGCCTGA